A stretch of the Zeugodacus cucurbitae isolate PBARC_wt_2022May chromosome 6, idZeuCucr1.2, whole genome shotgun sequence genome encodes the following:
- the LOC105219717 gene encoding probable cytochrome P450 6a23: MSTIIALLAIVITLIIYLLRYQQSYWQRRGVPHDPPSFPLGALKEWRRTKSFSEIMAPIYTKFKGTGPFCGIYFLLEPAVFVLDLELVKKVLIKDFQNFQDRGVFHNEIEDPLTGNLFQLDGPKWNVLRKKLSPTFTSGKMKLMFPAVVKVAQELIQVMGEKSKNAANHILEITELQARYTADVIGSCAFGLECNSLRNPDAEFVRMGRKALIERRHSILVDTFMESYPRLARKLNLVSLTKEVQDFYTGIVRKTVEYREQNQVKRNDFMNILLEMKNKEGEKDGLSVEEIAAQAYIFFLAGFETSSTTMGFALYELARNQDVQNRLRQEINTTLAQHNNECTYEAIQQMKYLEQVLSETLRKYPVLPWVERVAKADYDTGDPHYLIEKNSRVLILSYGIHHDPEYYPDPEKFDPERFTEEEIKKRPACTWIPFGDGPRNCIGLRFGKMQALIGLALLIKHFRFSFAPQTPAVLTYNKENVLLSAEHGIHLKVEQIEE, encoded by the exons ATGAGCACAATTATCGCTTTGTTGGCGATCGTGATCACGCTGATCATTTACTTGTTGCGCTATCAGCAATCGTATTGGCAAAGGCGTGGCGTGCCGCATGATCCGCCCAGCTTTCCTTTGGGCGCACTCAAGGAGTGGCGTCGTACGAAGTCGTTTTCAGAAATAATGGCGCCCatctatacaaaatttaaggGCACGGGACCGTTTTGTGGCATCTACTTTCTCTTAGAACCGGCTGTTTTCGTGCTGGATCTGGAGTTGGTGAAGAAGGTACTAATTAAGGATTTTCAGAATTTTCAAGATCGCGGCGTTTTTCACAATGAAATCGAGGATCCACTCACGGGTAATCTCTTCCAATTGGATGGTCCCAAGTGGAATGTGTTGCGTAAAAAACTCTCGCCCACATTCACCTCTGGCAAAATGAAGCTCATGTTTCCCGCAGTCGTCAAAGTGGCGCAGGAGCTAATACAAGTTATGGGTGAGAAGTCTAAAAATGCGGCTAATCATATACTGGAGATCACCGAACTGCAAGCGCGCTACACAGCCGATGTTATCGGCTCGTGCGCTTTTGGTCTGGAATGCAACAGTTTGCGCAATCCCGATGCTGAGTTCGTGCGTATGGGTCGCAAGGCGCTAATTGAGCGCAGACATAGCATTCTAGTCGACACATTCATGGAGAGTTATCCGCGTTTGGCGCGTAAACTGAATCTGGTCTCCCTAACCAAAGAAGTGCAGGACTTTTATACGGGCATAGTGCGGAAAACAGTCGAATATAGAGAACAGAATCAGGTGAAACGCAATGATTTCATGAATATTCTGttggaaatgaaaaacaaagaGGGCGAAAAGGATGGCTTGTCGGTGGAGGAGATTGCAGCGCAAGCTTATATATTCTTCCTAGCGGGCTTCGAGACCTCATCAACCACTATGGGCTTCGCGCTCTATGAATTGGCCAGAAATCAGGATGTACAGAATAGATTGCGGCAGGAGATCAACACGACGTTAGCACAGCACAACAACGAGTGCACTTACGAGGCCATACAGCAGATGAAATATCTGGAACAAGTTTTATCGG AAACTCTACGAAAGTACCCCGTTTTACCGTGGGTTGAACGCGTCGCCAAAGCAGACTATGACACCGGCGATCCACACTATCTCATCGAGAAGAACTCGCGTGTGCTCATACTCAGCTATGGCATACATCACGACCCCGAATACTATCCGGATCCAGAGAAATTCGATCCCGAGCGTTTTACGGAGGAGGAAATCAAGAAACGACCCGCCTGCACTTGGATACCATTCGGCGATGGACCGCGCAATTGCATCGGCTTGCGCTTCGGCAAAATGCAGGCTTTAATCGGTCTGGCATTGCTGATCAAGCATTTCAGATTCTCCTTCGCACCGCAGACACCAGCTGTACTGACTTACAACAAAGAGAATGTGCTCTTATCCGCAGAGCATGGCATACACTTGAAGGTAGAGCAGATCGAAGAGTAA
- the LOC105219719 gene encoding probable cytochrome P450 6a14, with product MFVLLALLIAALALIVIALQRHYTYWQRRGVPQVTPRYVVGNIERAAGGQVQLRHFNQSLYEAFKKQRAFVGMYIFFTRAALILDLDVIKDICISKFSNFQDRGVFSNPRDDPLTGHLFRLEGAQWRAMRNILTPVFSSGNMKFMFPTVVKVGHELVAACHKAIAESPQQQEVELKELCARYTTDVIGTCAFGIECNSLLDPQAEFRRRGHAVFTEPRHSQLVQTFMLMNPDWARRMRLKFFPDHIIQFYIDVVRQTVELRQREHIKRNDFMDLLIGLKAEDERLALNSDGIDLSQGLTLNQMVSQAFVFFVAGFDTSSTTMSLCLYELALNVPIQEKVRAEIERVLNAHNNELTYEALNEMQYLDQAVDETLRKYPVVPYLVRKAKEDYLVPNTNEVIEKGCLVVLPAHAIQHDAELYPEPDKFNPDRFEPALSRARHAAAYMPFGIGPRACIGLRFGKMQAKIGLINLLRHFKFSKTPSTQTPLQFIERIFQITPASGIHLRVEPVDAVSH from the exons ATGTTCGTGCTTCTGGCGCTCCTCATCGCAGCACTCGCGCTCATTGTGATCGCACTGCAACGCCACTACACATACTGGCAACGGCGTGGCGTGCCACAAGTGACGCCACGTTATGTGGTGGGTAATATAGAGCGCGCTGCCGGCGGTCAAGTGCAGCTACGACACTTTAACCAGAGTCTTTATGAAGCGTTCAAGAAGCAACGCGCCTTTGTCGGCATGTACATCTTCTTCACGCGCGCTGCGCTCATTCTCGATTTGGATGTGATTAAGGATATTTGTATAAGCAAGTTTTCGAATTTTCAAGATCGTGGCGTTTTCTCGAATCCGCGTGATGATCCACTGACTGGTCATCTTTTTCGTCTCGAGGGAGCACAGTGGCGTGCCATGCGTAATATACTCACACCCGTCTTCTCTTCGGGCAATATGAAATTCATGTTCCCCACTGTGGTGAAAGTGGGTCATGAATTGGTGGCCGCTTGCCACAAAGCGATCGCGGAGAGCCCACAACAGCAAGAGGTCGAATTGAAGGAGCTTTGCGCGCGCTACACTACTGATGTCATTGGCACTTGTGCCTTCGGTATTGAGTGCAACAGTCTGCTGGATCCACAAGCTGAATTTAGGCGTCGCGGTCATGCCGTGTTTACCGAGCCGCGTCACTCGCAACTGGTGCAGACTTTCATGTTGATGAATCCGGATTGGGCGCGTCGTATGCGTCTGAAGTTCTTTCCCGATCACATCATACAGTTCTATATAGATGTGGTGCGTCAGACTGTCGAACTACGACAGCGTGAGCATATCAAACGCAACGATTTCATGGACTTGTTGATCGGCTTAAAGGCCGAGGATGAGCGTTTGGCCTTGAACAGCGATGGTATTGATCTCTCGCAAGGTTTGACACTCAACCAAATGGTATCACAGGCTTTCGTCTTCTTTGTGGCGGGTTTCGATACCTCATCAACAACCATGTCGTTATGTCTTTATGAACTCGCCTTGAACGTGCCAATACAAGAGAAAGTGCGTGCTGAAATCGAGCGCGTGCTAAACGCGCACAATAATGAACTCACTTACGAGGCGCTGAACGAAATGCAATATCTCGATCAAGCAGTGGATG AAACACTACGCAAGTACCCTGTCGTGCCATATCTCGTGCGCAAAGCCAAAGAGGACTACTTAGTGCCCAATACTAATGAAGTCATTGAAAAAGGCTGCCTTGTGGTATTACCCGCACACGCTATTCAACATGACGCCGAACTTTATCCGGAGCCAGATAAATTCAATCCGGACCGCTTCGAGCCAGCGTTGAGTCGTGCACGCCATGCAGCAGCCTATATGCCTTTCGGCATCGGCCCACGCGCCTGTATTGGTCTGCGCTTTGGCAAAATGCAAGCCAAAATAGGACTCATCAATTTACTAAGACACTTTAAATTTAGTAAAACCCCTAGCACCCAGACCCCACTGCAATTCATCGAGCGCATTTTTCAAATCACTCCAGCCAGTGGCATACACTTGCGAGTGGAGCCTGTGGACGCCGTGAGCCATtga
- the LOC105219867 gene encoding probable cytochrome P450 6a13 — protein MAWHYAFAISGIIIPISLLYTYYRYKVTYFERRGIPHIKSTLMNCKQQTRHLIQSAYESYKASTPIVGIFLRSTPAIVILDLDLVKRVLIDDFTSFSDRLGGDLHENDLLHSPDNTKWQAMRKKLTPCFWSAKMAQIFPSVIKAAECLEGKSQSECVTIDLKTLCTRFAANALIYCVFGIEQDDATEPAAALRLRINELLERECERRITDSAKRTLAAVDCMKCTHAQAAPQKYSQLEELVRKARMGRRADKVSSNNILQLIADMLADDEDERSELNQIGYELQAMHLVTRSVGTLLTGFANAALTLMHSLRELAANEEVQRELRQEIVGVMQSYEQQFSYEAMGHMHYLDQVVAETLRKHPATELLMRRTLRAYRVPNSAYIIERGTCVLVPVYAIHHDQNIYPDPEQFDPSRFDADAVMARHACAYLSFDDGPRNCLGKRLSKMLIKVALVTLLRCHKIAPSEEKENPIEVRVDESISGTLVKLQRI, from the exons ATGGCTTGGCATTACGCATTTGCAATTTCCGGTATTATCATACCAATCTCGCTGCTGTACACATACTACCGCTATAAAGTCACTTACTTCGAGAGACGCGGTATACCGCATATAAAATCTACTTTGATGAACTGCAAGCAGCAAACAAGACACCTAATCCAAAGCGCCTACGAAAGCTACAAGGCAAGTACGCCGATTGTCGGTATATTTTTGCGAAGCACGCCCGCAATAGTCATACTGGACTTGGATCTAGTCAAGCGTGTGCTGATCGATGACTTTACAAGCTTCAGCGATCGTTTGGGTGGAGATTTGCACGAAAATGATCTGCTCCACTCGCCTGATAACACCAAATGGCAGGCGATGCGCAAGAAGTTGACGCCCTGCTTCTGGTCAGCGAAGATGGCTCAAATCTTTCCAAGCGTCATTAAGGCTGCTGAGTGTTTGGAAGGCAAATCACAAAGCGAATGCGTCACGATAGACTTGAAAACGCTCTGTACACGCTTCGCCGCAAACGCTTTGATATATTGTGTTTTTGGCATTGAGCAGGATGACGCAACTGAGCCGGCGGCGGCATTACGCTTGCGCATCAATGAGCTGTTGGAACGTGAGTGCGAGAGACGGATCACTGACAGCGCTAAGAGGACGCTGGCGGCGGTGGACTGTATGAAATGTACACATGCGCAAGCTGCGCCACAGAAATATTCACAACTGGAAGAGCTCGTACGTAAAGCAAGGATGGGACGAAGGGCGGATAAAGTAAGCAGcaataatattttgcaattaataGCCGATATGCTGGCGGATGACGAAGATGAACGCAGTGAACTCAACCAAATCGGTTATGAGTTGCAAGCAATGCATTTGGTCACACGTTCAGTTGGCACACTCCTAACTGGATTTGCGAATGCCGCGCTGACATTAATGCACTCTCTACGCGAACTAGCGGCTAATGAAGAAGTGCAGCGCGAGTTAAGGCAGGAAATTGTGGGTGTGATGCAGTCTTATGAGCAACAGTTTAGCTATGAAGCAATGGGACACATGCACTATTTGGATCAAGTGGTGGCGG AAACTTTGCGTAAACACCCTGCGACCGAGTTGCTCATGCGTCGTACTCTTAGAGCGTACCGGGTACCGAACAGCGCGTATATAATCGAGCGCGGTACTTGTGTATTGGTGCCGGTGTATGCCATACATCACGATCAAAACATTTATCCCGACCCCGAGCAGTTCGATCCATCGCGCTTCGATGCCGACGCAGTGATGGCACGTCACGCATGCGCATATTTGTCATTCGACGACGGACCGCGCAACTGTTTGGGCAAGCGCTTGAGCAAGATGCTCATTAAAGTGGCGCTTGTAACGCTGTTGCGCTGTCACAAAATAGCGCCCAGCGAGGAGAAGGAGAATCCGATTGAAGTTCGAGTTGATGAGAGTATTAGCGGCACTCTAGTGAAGCTGCAAAGAATCTAG
- the LOC105219869 gene encoding uncharacterized protein LOC105219869 encodes MSMFLSLLVLSAVLLIVFLKYKHSYWKRRGVPHEAPSFPLGDFKEWRHTKGFFEILTPIYKKFKGTAPFAGMFMAFSPVALIIEPDLVKKVLIKDFNHFRDRGVFCNVKDDPLTGHLFALEGTKWRELRQKLSAAFSSSKMKLMHPAMVKVAEELKKVLEEKRATAAGGVIEITDLLSRFTADIIGVCAFGIECNSLRNPQADFVVMGKKANTERRHGILLDTFIEAAPKLARTLRMRQTTQEVHDFYMGIVRETIDYREKNDVKRNDLMDVLLELKSKGGNDGGLTVNEIAAQVFVFLIAGFETSSTTMGYVLYELAKRQDIQNRLRDEINTVLERHNNEYSYESMQDMRYLEQVFSETLRKFPIVGHLIREADTNYKIADTRYTIEKDTMVIIPIYELQNDPEYYPNPEEFDPERFTEAEIKKRPACTWLPFGDGPRNCIGLRFGKMQVFVGLTYLLRHFKFSACEETEEHLRFHVDKIILQPVNGIKLRVERIMFVLLALLIAALALIVIALQRHYTYWQRRGVPQVTPRYVVGNIERAAGGQVQLRHFNQSLYEAFKKQRAFVGMYIFFTRAALILDLDVIKDICISKFSNFQDRGVFSNPRDDPLTGHLFRLEGAQWRAMRNILTPVFSSGNMKFMFPTVVKVGHELVAACHKAIAESPQQQEVELKELCARYTTDVIGTCAFGIECNSLLDPQAEFRRRGHAVFTEPRHSQLVQTFMLMNPDWARRMRLKFFPDHIIQFYIDVVRQTVELRQREHIKRNDFMDLLIGLKAEDERLALNSDGIDLSQGLTLNQMVSQAFVFFVAGFDTSSTTMSLCLYELALNVPIQEKVRAEIERVLNAHNNELTYEALNEMQYLDQAVDETLRKYPVVPYLVRKAKEDYLVPNTNEVIEKGCLVVLPAHAIQHDAELYPEPDKFNPDRFEPALSRARHAAAYMPFGIGPRACIGLRFGKMQAKIGLINLLRHFKFSKTPSTQTPLQFIERIFQITPASGIHLRVEPVDANFDVSFVGSETKRLDNRSTYIENINNKFVKVIDIKMAIAVLCALLAVVVGTLYLKLRHHYSYWERRGVPHETPQYFLGNMSGIGTKYHWKDINIRFYNRFMGQTPLFGAYTFFKRVAYIIDLDLIKQILVKDFNYFTDRGLFHNVRDDPLTGNLLFLDGEQWRVLRHKLSPAFTTGKIRFMFPTMVSVGERIVGACQRIMNIGGTVEMKELCARYTTDVIGEVAFGIECNSLKDPQAMFRRMGRDIVEKPRHSLLVQAFMFTDPQRARQLRLKNFPDDVTEFFMGVVRETVAYREKNGVSRNDFMDMMLEMKAQRDRLKETDIKEDDLTNGLNIEQVAAQALVFYLAGFETSSTVMSFCLYELALNQEVQEKLREEICSVLQKADGQVTYETIKEMTYLKKVISETLRKHPVIPHLTRLAVADYSVPNTDWLLERGMRIFIPVDAIHHDPAIYPDPEKFDPERFAPEAIAQRHPFAYLPFGDGPRNCIGMRFGELQTAIGVVQLLRHFRFKPSARTLNPMVYLKKNFLIAADGGIHLTVENLEKTM; translated from the exons atgaGCATGTTCCTGAGTTTGCTGGTGCTTAGCGCTGTACTGCTGATAGTCTTTCTCAAGTACAAGCACAGCTACTGGAAGCGGCGTGGTGTACCACATGAAGCGCCGAGCTTTCCTTTGGGTGATTTTAAGGAATGGCGGCACACAAAAGGTTTCTTTGAAATACTAACACCGATCTACAAGAAATTCAAGGGCACCGCGCCCTTCGCCGGCATGTTCATGGCTTTTAGTCCAGTCGCATTGATAATCGAACCCGATCTGGTGAAGAAAGTACTCATCAAAGATTTTAATCATTTCCGTGATCGCGGTGTGTTTTGCAATGTCAAAGATGATCCACTCACGGGACATCTCTTCGCGCTGGAGGGAACCAAGTGGCGTGAATTGCGCCAGAAACTCTCTGCGGCCTTCAGCTccagtaaaatgaaattaatgcatCCAGCAATGGTCAAAGTGGCTGAGGAATTAAAGAAGGTTTTAGAAGAAAAGCGTGCGACTGCTGCTGGTGGCGTTATTGAGATCACTGATTTGCTATCGCGCTTCACAGCCGACATCATCGGCGTTTGCGCCTTTGGCATCGAGTGCAATAGTTTACGCAATCCGCAAGCGGACTTCGTCGTGATGGGAAAGAAGGCGAATACCGAACGGCGACATGGCATTCTCCTAGACACCTTCATAGAAGCAGCGCCGAAGTTGGCGCGTACGCTGCGTATGCGACAAACGACACAGGAAGTGCACGACTTCTATATGGGAATCGTGCGTGAGACAATCGATTATCGTGAGAAGAATGATGTGAAGCGCAACGACCTAATGGATGTATTGCTGGAATTAAAGAGCAAGGGCGGCAACGATGGCGGACTCACTGTTAATGAAATTGCTGCGCAAGTATTCGTTTTCCTCATAGCTGGATTTGAGACCTCCTCAACCACAATGGGTTATGTGCTTTATGAACTGGCCAAACGCCAGGATATACAGAATCGCCTGCGTGACGAGATCAATACGGTGCTAGAGCGACACAACAACGAATACAGCTATGAGTCCATGCAAGATATGCGCTATCTGGAACAAGTATTCTCAG AAACCTTACGCAAATTTCCAATTGTCGGCCATTTGATACGTGAAGCCgatacaaattataaaatcgCAGATACGCGCTACACCATCGAAAAGGACACAATGGTTATTATACCCATTTATGAGCTACAAAATGATCCCGAATACTATCCAAATCCAGAAGAGTTCGATCCAGAACGGTTTACGGAAGCAGAAATAAAGAAACGTCCAGCTTGCACTTGGCTGCCTTTTGGCGATGGTCCACGCAATTGCATCGGTCTACGTTTCGGCAAAATGCAGGTGTTCGTTGGACTCACATATTTGCTGCGCCACTTCAAGTTCTCAGCTTGTGAGGAAACCGAAGAGCACTTGCGCTTCCATGTGGATAAAATCATACTACAACCTGTCAATGGCATAAAATTGCGCGTGGAGCGCATA ATGTTCGTGCTTCTGGCGCTCCTCATCGCAGCACTCGCGCTCATTGTGATCGCACTGCAACGCCACTACACATACTGGCAACGGCGTGGCGTGCCACAAGTGACGCCACGTTATGTGGTGGGTAATATAGAGCGCGCTGCCGGCGGTCAAGTGCAGCTACGACACTTTAACCAGAGTCTTTATGAAGCGTTCAAGAAGCAACGCGCCTTTGTCGGCATGTACATCTTCTTCACGCGCGCTGCGCTCATTCTCGATTTGGATGTGATTAAGGATATTTGTATAAGCAAGTTTTCGAATTTTCAAGATCGTGGCGTTTTCTCGAATCCGCGTGATGATCCACTGACTGGTCATCTTTTTCGTCTCGAGGGAGCACAGTGGCGTGCCATGCGTAATATACTCACACCCGTCTTCTCTTCGGGCAATATGAAATTCATGTTCCCCACTGTGGTGAAAGTGGGTCATGAATTGGTGGCCGCTTGCCACAAAGCGATCGCGGAGAGCCCACAACAGCAAGAGGTCGAATTGAAGGAGCTTTGCGCGCGCTACACTACTGATGTCATTGGCACTTGTGCCTTCGGTATTGAGTGCAACAGTCTGCTGGATCCACAAGCTGAATTTAGGCGTCGCGGTCATGCCGTGTTTACCGAGCCGCGTCACTCGCAACTGGTGCAGACTTTCATGTTGATGAATCCGGATTGGGCGCGTCGTATGCGTCTGAAGTTCTTTCCCGATCACATCATACAGTTCTATATAGATGTGGTGCGTCAGACTGTCGAACTACGACAGCGTGAGCATATCAAACGCAACGATTTCATGGACTTGTTGATCGGCTTAAAGGCCGAGGATGAGCGTTTGGCCTTGAACAGCGATGGTATTGATCTCTCGCAAGGTTTGACACTCAACCAAATGGTATCACAGGCTTTCGTCTTCTTTGTGGCGGGTTTCGATACCTCATCAACAACCATGTCGTTATGTCTTTATGAACTCGCCTTGAACGTGCCAATACAAGAGAAAGTGCGTGCTGAAATCGAGCGCGTGCTAAACGCGCACAATAATGAACTCACTTACGAGGCGCTGAACGAAATGCAATATCTCGATCAAGCAGTGGATG AAACACTACGCAAGTACCCTGTCGTGCCATATCTCGTGCGCAAAGCCAAAGAGGACTACTTAGTGCCCAATACTAATGAAGTCATTGAAAAAGGCTGCCTTGTGGTATTACCCGCACACGCTATTCAACATGACGCCGAACTTTATCCGGAGCCAGATAAATTCAATCCGGACCGCTTCGAGCCAGCGTTGAGTCGTGCACGCCATGCAGCAGCCTATATGCCTTTCGGCATCGGCCCACGCGCCTGTATTGGTCTGCGCTTTGGCAAAATGCAAGCCAAAATAGGACTCATCAATTTACTAAGACACTTTAAATTTAGTAAAACCCCTAGCACCCAGACCCCACTGCAATTCATCGAGCGCATTTTTCAAATCACTCCAGCCAGTGGCATACACTTGCGAGTGGAGCCTGTGGACGCC AACTTTGACGTGTCATTTGTTGGCAGTGAAACCAAACGCTTGGATAATCGCAGCACATATATAgagaacataaataataaatttgtgaaagtaATAGACATCAAAATGGCCATTGCCGTGCTCTGCGCACTGCTCGCCGTTGTTGTGGGCACGCTTTATTTGAAACTACGACACCACTACAGCTACTGGGAGCGACGCGGAGTACCACATGAGACACCGCAATACTTTCTCGGCAATATGAGCGGCATCGGCACCAAGTATCACTGGAAAGATATCAACATACGTTTCTACAATCGTTTCATGGGTCAAACGCCCCTATTTGGCGCCTACACATTCTTCAAGCGCGTCGCCTACATCATAGACCTCGATctgattaaacaaattttggtcAAAGACTTCAACTACTTCACCGATCGCGGACTCTTTCACAATGTACGCGATGATCCGCTCACTGGCAATTTGCTGTTCTTGGATGGCGAGCAGTGGCGCGTACTGCGTCATAAGCTATCGCCCGCCTTCACCACCGGCAAGATACGTTTCATGTTCCCCACCATGGTGTCGGTGGGTGAACGCATTGTGGGCGCATGTCAGCGCATTATGAACATCGGCGGCACTGTGGAAATGAAAGAGCTCTGTGCACGTTACACAACCGATGTAATTGGTGAGGTTGCTTTCGGCATTGAGTGCAATAGCTTGAAGGATCCGCAAGCGATGTTCCGGCGCATGGGTAGGGATATTGTCGAAAAGCCACGTCACTCGCTACTTGTACAGGCCTTCATGTTCACCGATCCACAGCGCGCGCGACAATTGCGCTTGAAGAACTTTCCCGATGACGTCACCGAGTTCTTTATGGGTGTAGTACGTGAGACCGTGGCGTACAGAGAAAAGAATGGCGTAAGTCGTAACGACTTCATGGACATGATGCTGGAAATGAAAGCGCAACGCGATCGCCTCAAGGAAACAGACATCAAAGAAGACGATCTAACGAATGGTTTGAACATCGAACAGGTCGCAGCGCAAGCGCTGGTATTCTATTTGGCTGGCTTCGAAACCTCATCCACGGTGATGTCTTTCTGCTTATATGAATTAGCTTTGAATCAAGAAGTACAAGAGAAATTGCGTGAAGAAATATGCAGCGTGCTGCAGAAAGCGGATGGCCAAGTAACATATGAGACCATAAAGGAAATGACTTACTTGAAGAAAGTGATATCAG AAACCCTGCGCAAACACCCCGTCATACCGCATCTAACGCGCTTAGCCGTCGCTGACTACAGCGTACCCAACACCGACTGGCTGCTAGAGCGCGGCATGCGCATCTTCATACCCGTCGACGCCATACACCACGACCCCGCAATCTATCCGGATCCCGAAAAATTCGATCCTGAACGCTTTGCACCCGAAGCCATTGCACAGCGCCACCCGTTCGCCTACTTGCCTTTCGGCGATGGTCCGCGTAATTGCATCGGCATGCGCTTCGGCGAATTGCAGACCGCCATTGGCGTTGTACAATTGCTGCGCCACTTTCGCTTCAAGCCTTCGGCACGCACACTCAACCCGATGGTGTATTTAAAGAAGAATTTCCTCATCGCCGCTGACGGTGGCATACACTTGACCGTGGAGAATTTGGAGAAAACGATGTAG